Proteins found in one Triticum aestivum cultivar Chinese Spring chromosome 4D, IWGSC CS RefSeq v2.1, whole genome shotgun sequence genomic segment:
- the LOC123098160 gene encoding leucine-rich repeat receptor-like serine/threonine-protein kinase BAM1, with translation MARSMAATHTFLLAVLLLLLATATRSTASGSPTSAASPEAAALLNLSVALADPSGYLSAHWTPATPLCSWPRLSCDAAGSRVISLDLSALNLTGPIPAAALSSVPHLRSLNLSNNLFNSTFPDGLIASLTDIRVLDLYNNNLTGPLPAALPNLTNLVHLHLGGNFFSGSIPTSYGQWSRIRYLALSGNELTGEIPPELGNLSTLRELYLGYFNSFTGGIPPELGRLRQLVRLDMASCGISGKVPPELANLTALDTLFLQINALSGRLPSEIGAMGALKSLDLSNNLFAGEIPASFAALKNMTLLNLFRNRLAGEIPEFIGDLPNLEVLQLWENNFTGGVPAQLGVAATRLRIVDVSTNKLTGVLPTELCAGGRLETFIALGNSLFGGIPDGLAGCPSLTRIRLGENYLNGTIPAKLFTLQNLTQVELHNNLLSGGLRLDAGEVSPSIGELSLYNNRLSGPVPAGIGGLVGLQKLLLADNKLSGELPPAIGKLQQLSKVDMSGNLISGELPPAIAGCRLLTFLDLSGNKLSGSIPAALASLRILNYLNLSSNALDGEIPPSIAGMQSLTAVDFSYNRLSGEVPATGQFAYFNSTSFAGNPGLCGAFLSPCGGHGVATSAFGSLSSTTKLLLVLGLLALSIIFAVAAVLKARSLKRSAEARAWRITAFQRLDFAVDDVLDCLKEENVIGKGGSGIVYKGAMPGGAVVAVKRLSAIGRSGSAHDDYGFSAEIQTLGRIRHRHIVRLLGFAANRETNLLVYEYMPNGSLGEVLHGKKGGHLQWATRYKIAVEAAKGLCYLHHDCSPPILHRDVKSNNILLDTDFEAHVADFGLAKFLNGNAGGSECMSAIAGSYGYIAPEYAYTLKVDEKSDVYSFGVVLLELVTGRKPVGEFGDGVDIVQWVRTATGSTKEGVTKIADPRLSTVPIQELTHVFYVAMLCVAEQSVERPTMREVVQILADMPGATSMTAGTTRVEATVEGEDEEHQDGPQESPAQQDLLSI, from the exons ATGGCACGCTCCATGGCCGCCACTCACACCTTtctcctcgccgtcctcctcctcctcctggccaccGCCACCCGCTCCACCGCCTCCGGCTCAcccacctccgccgcctccccggaAGCCGCCGCCCTCCTCAACCTCTCCGTGGCGCTCGCCGATCCCTCGGGCTACCTTTCCGCGCACTGGACGCCGGCCACGCCGCTCTGCTCGTGGCCGCGCCTCTCCTGCGACGCCGCCGGCTCGCGCGTCATCTCCCTCGACCTCTCCGCCCTCAACCTCACTGGCCccatccccgccgccgccctctcctccgTCCCGCACCTCCGGTCCCTCAACCTCTCCAATAACCTCTTCAATTCCACCTTCCCCGACGGCCTCATCGCCAGCCTCACCGACATCCGCGTTCTCGACCTGTACAATAACAACCTCACCGGCCCGCTCCCTGCCGCGCTCCCCAATCTCACGAACCTTGTCCACCTCCACCTCGGCGGCAATTTCTTCTCCGGCAGCATTCCCACGTCGTACGGCCAATGGAGCCGCATCCGGTACCTGGCCCTCTCCGGCAATGAGCTCACCGGGGAGATACCGCCCGAGCTCGGCAACCTGTCGACGCTGAGGGAGCTGTACCTCGGGTACTTCAACAGCTTCACCGGCGGCATACCGCCTGAGCTCGGGAGGCTGCGGCAGCTCGTGCGGCTCGACATGGCGAGCTGCGGTATCTCCGGCAAGGTCCCGCCGGAGCTGGCGAACCTGACGGCGCTAGACACTCTGTTTCTACAGATTAACGCCCTCTCCGGCCGGCTGCCGTCGGAGATAGGCGCGATGGGCGCGCTGAAGTCGCTCGACCTGTCCAACAACCTGTTCGCCGGGGAGATCCCAGCGAGCTTCGCGGCCCTCAAGAACATGACGCTGCTGAACCTCTTTCGGAACCGCCTCGCCGGCGAGATTCCCGAATTTATCGGCGACCTGCCGAACCTCGAAGTGCTGCAGTTGTGGGAGAACAACTTCACCGGCGGAGTGCCGGCTCAGCTTGGTGTGGCGGCAACCAGGCTGAGGATTGTCGACGTGAGCACAAATAAGCTCACCGGCGTTCTGCCGACCGAGTTATGCGCCGGCGGTCGGCTGGAGACGTTCATCGCGCTTGGAAATTCGTTGTTTGGCGGCATTCCGGACGGGCTCGCCGGGTGCCCGTCATTGACGAGGATTCGACTGGGAGAGAATTATCTCAATGGGACGATTCCGGCCAAGCTGTTCACGTTGCAGAACCTGACACAGGTAGAGCTGCACAACAATTTGCTGTCCGGCGGGCTCCGGCTGGACGCCGGCGAGGTGTCGCCATCGATAGGGGAGCTGAGCCTGTATAACAACCGATTATCTGGCCCGGTGCCGGCGGGGATCGGTGGGCTCGTGGGGCTGCAGAAGCTTCTGTTGGCCGACAACAAGctgtccggcgagctcccgccggcTATTGGGAAGTTGCAGCAGCTTTCAAAGGTGGACATGTCTGGCAACCTGATATCCGGGGAGCTGCCGCCGGCGATCGCGGGTTGCAGGCTGCTCACCTTCCTCGACCTATCCGGCAACAAGCTCTCCGGCAGCATCCCGGCCGCGCTCGCCAGCCTACGGATCCTCAACTACCTCAACCTATCCAGCAACGCGCTCGACGGGGAGATCCCGCCTTCCATCGCCGGAATGCAGAGCCTAACAGCCGTCGATTTCTCGTACAACCGCCTGTCCGGCGAGGTCCCAGCCACCGGGCAGTTCGCCTACTTCAACTCCACCTCCTTCGCCGGCAACCCTGGTCTCTGCGGGGCCTTCCTGTCTCCGTGTGGCGGTCACGGCGTCGCCACGTCGGCCTTCGGGTCCCTCTCGTCGACCACGAAGCTTCTCCTGGTGCTCGGCCTCCTGGCGCTGTCCATCATCTTCGCCGTGGCGGCCGTGCTGAAGGCGCGGTCGCTGAAGCGGTCGGCGGAGGCGCGTGCGTGGCGGATCACGGCGTTCCAGCGCCTGGACTTCGCCGTGGACGACGTGCTGGACTGCCTCAAGGAGGAGAACGTGATCGGCAAGGGCGGGTCCGGGATCGTGTACAAGGGCGCGATGCCGGGCGGCGCGGTGGTGGCCGTGAAGCGGCTGTCCGCCATCGGGCGCTCCGGCTCGGCTCACGACGACtacggcttctccgccgagatacAGACGCTGGGGCGGATCCGGCACCGCCACATCGTGCGGCTGCTCGGCTTCGCGGCCAACCGCGAGACGAACCTGCTGGTGTACGAGTACATGCCCAACGGCAGCCTCGGCGAGGTGCTCCACGGCAAGAAGGGCGGCCACCTGCAGTGGGCGACGCGGTACAAGATCGCCGTGGAGGCGGCCAAGGGCCTCTGCTACCTGCACCACGACTGCTCGCCGCCGATACTGCACCGCGACGTCAAGTCCAACAACATCCTCCTCGACACCGACTTCGAGGCGCACGTCGCCGACTTCGGCCTCGCCAAGTTCCTCAACGGCAACGCCGGCGGCTCCGAGTGCATGTCCGCGATCGCCGGCTCCTATGGGTACATCGCTCCCG AGTACGCCTACACGCTGAAGGTGGACGAGAAgagcgacgtgtacagcttcggcgtTGTGCTGCTGGAGCTGGTCACCGGGCGCAAGCCGGTGGGGGAGTTCGGCGACGGCGTGGACATCGTGCAGTGGGTGCGGACGGCCACCGGGTCGACCAAGGAAGGCGTGACGAAGATCGCCGACCCGCGCCTCTCGACGGTGCCCATCCAGGAGCTGACGCACGTCTTCTACGTCGCCATGCTCTGCGTCGCGGAGCAAAGCGTTGAGCGGCCCACGATGCGGGAGGTGGTGCAGATCCTGGCGGACATGCCGGGGGCGACGTCGATGACCGCCGGCACAACGCGGGTGGAGGCCACCGTGGAAGGAGAAGATGAGGAGCATCAGGACGGGCCACAGGAGTCCCCGGCGCAGCAGGATCTCCTCAGCATTTAG